From Haloarcula hispanica ATCC 33960, the proteins below share one genomic window:
- a CDS encoding TRAM domain-containing protein produces the protein MVEVPDALSTLFSARVETDGDRYIVEIPKSEVSHGAISPGETYRVGLLSQVDAGSSAPAQPQTPTQDTDPERADTGVPQPPVDEGEIRNVTIESLGDQGDGIAKVERGYVVIVPDGEPGDSPTVEIETVQENVAFASVVDNDGRTV, from the coding sequence ATGGTCGAAGTTCCAGATGCACTCAGTACATTGTTCAGTGCGCGAGTAGAGACTGACGGGGACCGATATATTGTCGAGATTCCGAAAAGCGAAGTGTCCCACGGCGCGATTTCGCCGGGCGAGACTTACCGCGTCGGTCTGCTATCACAGGTCGATGCCGGTTCGTCGGCGCCAGCCCAGCCACAGACGCCCACACAGGATACCGACCCGGAGCGAGCCGACACCGGCGTCCCGCAACCACCGGTCGACGAGGGCGAGATCCGAAACGTCACCATCGAATCGCTGGGCGACCAGGGCGACGGCATCGCCAAGGTCGAGCGGGGCTACGTCGTCATCGTCCCCGACGGCGAACCGGGCGACTCGCCGACCGTCGAGATCGAGACCGTACAGGAGAACGTGGCGTTTGCGAGCGTCGTCGACAACGACGGACGGACCGTATAG
- the mct gene encoding succinyl-CoA:mesaconate CoA-transferase: MGALDDLRVLDLTQVLAGPYCTMLLADMGADVVKVERPGGDLIRSNPPFVSDGDEEAYGGYFQSVNRGKRSLELDLGTDEDREAFLSLVERADVVVENFKAGTMEKFDCGYETLREHNPDLIYSSIRGFGDPRTGETHRQGQPSFDLIAQALGGVMEITGQSDGPPTKVGPGVGDLFTAVLNAVGILAAVHHRERTGEGQYVDTAMYDSMVSLCERTVYQYSCDGESPTRQGNSHPTLFPYDSFEAADGHVVIAAFADGHWETLCEAMERPDLAADYPDAGSRIANRESLRREIADWTATIDSETLLDLLEGRVPAAPVQNTADIFDDPHIHDREMLTDVDQPGADEQITIAGSPIKMTETMPSPGGRAPLLDEHRAELLDEAGVGTGTNRVESDD; encoded by the coding sequence ATGGGTGCGCTTGACGACTTGCGTGTGCTCGACCTGACACAGGTCCTCGCCGGACCGTACTGTACGATGTTGCTCGCAGACATGGGCGCGGACGTGGTAAAGGTCGAACGCCCCGGCGGCGACCTCATCAGGTCGAACCCGCCGTTCGTGAGCGACGGTGACGAAGAAGCCTACGGCGGCTACTTCCAGAGCGTCAACCGCGGGAAACGCTCGCTCGAACTCGATCTGGGGACCGATGAAGATCGCGAGGCGTTCCTTTCGCTCGTTGAGCGCGCAGACGTGGTGGTCGAGAACTTCAAGGCTGGCACGATGGAGAAGTTCGACTGCGGCTACGAGACGCTGCGGGAACACAACCCGGACCTCATCTACTCCTCCATCCGGGGCTTTGGCGACCCGCGGACGGGCGAAACCCACCGGCAGGGCCAGCCCTCGTTCGACCTCATCGCGCAGGCGCTGGGCGGGGTCATGGAAATCACGGGGCAGTCGGACGGCCCGCCGACGAAGGTCGGCCCCGGCGTCGGCGACCTCTTCACTGCCGTGCTGAACGCCGTCGGTATCCTCGCGGCCGTGCATCACCGCGAACGCACTGGCGAGGGGCAGTACGTCGATACGGCGATGTACGACTCGATGGTGTCGCTGTGTGAGCGAACGGTGTACCAGTACTCCTGTGACGGCGAGTCGCCGACCCGGCAGGGGAACTCTCACCCGACGCTGTTCCCGTACGACTCCTTCGAGGCCGCCGACGGCCACGTCGTCATCGCGGCGTTTGCCGACGGCCACTGGGAGACGCTGTGCGAGGCGATGGAGCGTCCGGACCTCGCCGCGGACTACCCCGACGCCGGCAGTCGGATCGCGAACCGCGAGTCCCTGCGCCGCGAAATCGCCGACTGGACGGCTACCATCGACTCGGAGACGCTCCTCGACCTGCTCGAAGGGCGCGTGCCGGCCGCGCCGGTCCAGAACACCGCCGACATCTTCGACGACCCCCACATCCACGACCGGGAGATGCTCACCGATGTCGACCAGCCCGGCGCCGACGAACAGATAACCATCGCCGGCAGTCCGATAAAGATGACCGAAACCATGCCCTCGCCCGGTGGTCGCGCGCCGCTGCTAGACGAGCACAGGGCGGAACTGCTTGACGAGGCCGGGGTCGGTACGGGCACCAATCGCGTCGAAAGCGACGACTGA
- the glmS gene encoding methylaspartate mutase subunit S, whose amino-acid sequence MPRTVILGVIGSDAHVVGITILEQALSAAGFEVINLGVQTAQDEFVSAAKSHDAEAVLVSSLYGHARQDCEGLHDELDDAGLDVLTYVGGNLAVGQSDFEETQATFRQMGFDRVFDAETDPEEAIEMLREDLQLTTTEAEQIRVDG is encoded by the coding sequence ATGCCCCGGACCGTTATCCTCGGCGTGATTGGCTCCGACGCGCACGTCGTCGGCATCACGATTCTAGAGCAGGCGCTCTCGGCCGCAGGCTTCGAGGTCATTAACCTCGGTGTCCAGACCGCACAGGACGAGTTCGTCTCCGCCGCGAAATCTCATGACGCCGAGGCAGTACTGGTATCCTCGCTGTACGGGCACGCCCGCCAGGACTGCGAGGGGCTGCACGACGAGCTCGACGACGCTGGGCTCGACGTGCTCACGTACGTCGGTGGGAACCTCGCCGTCGGACAGTCCGACTTCGAGGAGACGCAGGCGACCTTCCGACAGATGGGTTTCGACCGCGTCTTCGACGCGGAGACGGACCCGGAGGAGGCAATCGAGATGCTCCGCGAAGACCTGCAACTGACGACAACAGAGGCGGAGCAGATCAGGGTTGACGGGTGA
- a CDS encoding methylaspartate mutase subunit E → MPTDERLSDDQLQRIANDLRDNWHTGREVDFEEAIAFHESLPASKQFATVLESADQPLLQPRAGVPCLEEQIDLLRYLQDEGGADLLPTTIDSYTRDNEYEKAEEGLAASRGSDENELNGFPAVNHGVEDCRRLIRALDAPVEVRHGTPDARLLAMVTLAGGFQSFEGGPISYNIPYTKRHDLATTIEHWQFVDRLCGAYTERGVTINREPFGPLTGTLVPPSIAIAVMLVEGELAATQGVRSLTLGYGQVGNLVQDVAALRALRKLGNEYLRDEVTVTTVFHEWMGGFPPDEARANGVISLGGATAAVAQPDKVITKSAQEFQGVPTKEANAAGLRTTRQLIDMMIEQDIDLGGIDEEQALIERETRALMDAIYDAGDGDVARGVINAFDSGALDVPFAPSDAAKGAVLPARDDDGRVRIFEFADLALPDDIKEIHAARLGERAETEGRDQSFRMVADDVDAISDGKLIGRPTGDNSPAGGASDAD, encoded by the coding sequence ATGCCAACTGACGAGCGACTCAGCGACGACCAGCTACAGCGCATCGCAAACGACCTCAGAGACAACTGGCACACGGGCCGGGAAGTCGACTTCGAGGAGGCCATTGCCTTCCACGAGTCGCTGCCGGCCTCGAAGCAGTTCGCCACGGTGCTGGAGTCGGCTGACCAGCCGCTCCTCCAGCCGCGAGCGGGCGTCCCTTGCCTCGAAGAACAGATCGACCTGCTGCGGTATCTACAGGACGAGGGCGGTGCGGACCTCCTGCCGACGACCATCGACTCGTACACGCGTGACAACGAGTACGAGAAGGCCGAGGAGGGACTGGCCGCCTCCCGCGGCAGCGACGAGAACGAACTGAACGGCTTCCCCGCGGTGAACCACGGCGTCGAAGACTGCCGGCGGCTCATCCGGGCGCTCGACGCACCGGTCGAGGTCCGGCACGGCACGCCTGACGCCCGGCTACTGGCGATGGTCACGCTTGCCGGCGGCTTCCAGAGCTTCGAGGGCGGGCCGATTTCATACAACATTCCGTACACGAAGCGGCACGACCTCGCGACGACTATCGAGCACTGGCAGTTCGTCGACCGGCTCTGTGGGGCCTACACCGAGCGTGGCGTGACAATCAACCGCGAACCGTTCGGCCCGCTGACGGGCACGCTCGTCCCACCGAGCATCGCCATCGCGGTGATGCTCGTCGAAGGCGAGCTTGCTGCGACACAGGGCGTCCGGTCGCTCACGCTGGGCTACGGGCAGGTCGGAAACCTCGTGCAGGACGTGGCGGCGCTGCGCGCCCTGCGGAAGCTCGGTAACGAGTACCTCCGCGACGAGGTGACCGTCACGACCGTCTTCCACGAGTGGATGGGCGGCTTCCCGCCGGACGAGGCCCGCGCTAACGGCGTCATCAGTCTCGGCGGCGCGACGGCAGCCGTCGCCCAGCCGGACAAAGTCATCACGAAGTCCGCCCAGGAGTTCCAGGGCGTGCCGACGAAGGAGGCCAACGCGGCCGGGTTGCGGACGACGAGACAGCTTATCGATATGATGATCGAACAGGACATCGACCTCGGGGGTATCGACGAGGAACAGGCGCTCATCGAGCGGGAGACACGGGCGCTGATGGACGCGATCTACGACGCCGGCGACGGCGACGTGGCACGGGGGGTCATCAACGCCTTCGACAGCGGCGCGCTGGATGTTCCCTTTGCGCCCAGCGACGCCGCCAAGGGCGCGGTGCTGCCGGCCAGAGACGACGACGGCCGGGTCCGCATCTTCGAGTTCGCGGACCTCGCGCTCCCGGACGACATCAAGGAGATCCACGCCGCGCGGCTCGGCGAGCGGGCCGAGACCGAAGGCCGCGACCAGTCGTTCCGGATGGTCGCCGACGACGTGGACGCTATCAGCGACGGGAAGCTCATCGGGCGTCCAACCGGCGACAACAGCCCCGCGGGAGGTGCCAGCGATGCGGATTGA
- a CDS encoding methylaspartate ammonia-lyase, with translation MRIEDVRTVPGLSGFFFDDQQAIKDGATQSGFAYDGQPVTEGFDRIREAGEALIVEIELADGSIATGDCAAVQYSGAGGRDPLFRAEKYRPVVEGPVADALRGQDATQFGANATMLEEMDAQRSGGDQLHTAVRYGVSQALLNAAAQARGVTPTDVLADTYDTEPATSPVPVFGQSGDERRINAEKMLIKGVPVLPHGLFNSVEKVGENGEGLRDYLAWLSDRATALGPEPYSPRFHVDVYGILGKVFGPPYDRTEVTDYFETLREAAAPYPLQVEGPMDAGGRQAQITAMAELREGLADAGVDVDIVADEWCNTFEDVQAFVDAEAADLVQIKTPDLGGIQRSAEAVLYCEGTDTRAYVGGTCNETVTSARACAHVALATDAAQVLAKPGMGFDEGFMVVTNEMRRALARRDAAREVPADD, from the coding sequence ATGCGGATTGAAGACGTTCGAACGGTTCCGGGCCTCTCGGGGTTCTTCTTCGACGACCAGCAGGCCATCAAGGACGGGGCGACCCAGAGCGGGTTCGCCTACGACGGCCAGCCGGTCACGGAGGGGTTCGACCGCATCCGCGAGGCAGGCGAGGCGCTCATCGTGGAAATCGAACTCGCTGACGGCTCAATCGCGACCGGTGACTGCGCCGCGGTCCAGTACTCCGGGGCCGGCGGCCGCGACCCGCTGTTCCGGGCTGAGAAGTACCGCCCAGTCGTCGAGGGCCCCGTCGCCGACGCGCTCCGTGGACAGGACGCGACGCAGTTCGGGGCCAACGCGACGATGCTTGAGGAGATGGACGCACAGCGGTCGGGCGGCGACCAGCTCCACACCGCGGTCCGCTACGGCGTTTCGCAGGCGCTGTTGAACGCCGCCGCGCAAGCGCGGGGAGTGACGCCGACGGACGTGCTCGCAGACACCTACGACACCGAGCCGGCGACCTCGCCGGTCCCGGTGTTCGGGCAATCGGGCGACGAGCGCCGTATCAACGCCGAGAAGATGCTCATCAAGGGCGTTCCGGTCCTGCCCCACGGCCTGTTCAACAGCGTCGAGAAGGTCGGCGAGAACGGCGAGGGGCTGCGCGACTACCTCGCCTGGCTCTCGGACCGGGCCACAGCGCTCGGGCCGGAGCCGTACTCGCCGCGCTTCCACGTCGACGTGTACGGCATCCTCGGGAAGGTGTTCGGGCCGCCGTACGACCGGACCGAAGTTACCGACTACTTCGAAACGCTGCGGGAGGCTGCCGCGCCGTACCCCCTCCAGGTCGAGGGGCCAATGGACGCTGGCGGCCGGCAGGCACAGATAACCGCGATGGCCGAACTCCGCGAGGGACTGGCCGACGCCGGCGTCGACGTGGATATCGTCGCCGACGAGTGGTGCAACACCTTCGAGGACGTGCAGGCGTTCGTCGACGCGGAAGCGGCCGACTTGGTCCAGATTAAGACGCCGGACCTCGGCGGTATCCAGCGCTCGGCCGAAGCGGTGCTGTACTGCGAGGGCACGGACACCCGCGCCTACGTCGGCGGGACCTGTAACGAGACAGTGACCTCCGCGCGGGCCTGTGCCCACGTCGCGCTGGCGACCGACGCCGCGCAGGTGCTGGCGAAACCGGGCATGGGCTTCGACGAAGGGTTCATGGTCGTCACGAACGAGATGCGGCGGGCGCTTGCCAGACGAGACGCCGCCCGGGAGGTGCCGGCCGATGACTGA
- the mch gene encoding 2-methylfumaryl-CoA hydratase has translation MTDWTDPDALDLSDGETFDSLLDRADTREKGHFFEFFAEGDELAHDPGLRLSHHGSEQWMGQTLNHDPAYWRADTAQERGFEERPVHPDYLLACVMGITVEDLSEKGGYFLGRDDVEFHQPATAGTPLSVTSTVVDTRTSSSRPKYGIVTWETEGRDRETGETLVSYRRTNMIPRREPAATDGGAVGEQDEGGPAMPDTLLSPDGERFGDFQAALDTAREENAAVAYRHERGRTMDDQLVAGLPLSTLNTARQHHNRDEMADSPSGDIVAYGDVTRSIALAHARSDEATYREQRFADERFHDFVTLGDTVYGFTRVLDCDPDAGPERAGAVTFEHVAFNQEQTPVYSGRRTAHIQRHQ, from the coding sequence ATGACTGACTGGACCGATCCCGACGCGCTGGACCTCTCGGACGGCGAGACGTTCGACTCGCTGCTTGACCGGGCCGATACCAGGGAGAAGGGCCACTTCTTCGAGTTCTTCGCGGAGGGCGACGAACTCGCTCACGACCCCGGCCTCCGACTCTCCCATCACGGCAGCGAGCAGTGGATGGGCCAGACGCTCAACCACGACCCGGCGTACTGGCGGGCCGACACCGCACAAGAGCGTGGCTTCGAGGAGCGCCCGGTTCACCCGGACTACCTGCTGGCGTGCGTGATGGGCATCACCGTCGAGGACCTCTCGGAGAAGGGCGGCTACTTCCTCGGCCGAGACGACGTGGAGTTCCACCAGCCCGCGACGGCCGGGACGCCGCTGTCGGTCACCTCGACCGTCGTCGACACCCGAACGTCCTCCTCCCGGCCGAAGTACGGCATCGTCACCTGGGAGACGGAGGGTCGGGACCGCGAGACTGGCGAGACGCTGGTCTCCTACCGGCGAACGAATATGATTCCGCGCCGCGAGCCTGCGGCGACCGACGGCGGCGCTGTCGGCGAACAGGACGAGGGCGGACCGGCAATGCCTGACACTCTCCTCTCGCCCGACGGCGAACGTTTCGGGGATTTCCAAGCGGCACTCGACACCGCCCGCGAGGAGAACGCCGCCGTCGCCTACCGCCACGAACGCGGGCGGACGATGGACGACCAGCTGGTCGCCGGCCTGCCGCTTTCGACGCTCAACACCGCTCGCCAGCACCACAACCGCGACGAGATGGCCGACTCGCCGTCGGGCGACATCGTCGCCTACGGCGACGTGACCCGCTCGATTGCGCTGGCCCACGCCCGCTCGGACGAGGCGACTTACCGCGAACAGCGGTTTGCTGACGAGCGGTTCCACGATTTCGTCACGCTGGGCGACACCGTCTACGGCTTCACCCGCGTCCTCGACTGCGACCCAGACGCCGGGCCGGAACGAGCCGGCGCGGTCACGTTCGAACACGTCGCGTTCAATCAGGAGCAGACCCCGGTCTACTCGGGCCGGCGAACCGCACACATTCAGCGACACCAATGA
- the citE gene encoding L-malyl-CoA/beta-methylmalyl-CoA lyase, with the protein MTRLCRTFQTAPAAIPNDNSAKFLVSGLTSEGFQAPDWLVPDIEDGTAPSMKDEAVDNIVEHVPDHADDFAGDILPRVEWAYDDADARERGIEQVTRLAAEVGEELDGFVFPKVGRLDDVRDAAGVVADAERDAGLPEGTLEMAIILETAPGRSDLREICQYATDSRLSGLVFGPVDYTAELGGRALNGERPRWDGLLEALSNETSAADIVAIGGPFDQLFHERAGVTYYNAEGYADQVEHEATIGIDGSWSLHPKQTEQANRIHMPTVEELERDLHKIESFNEAKREGTGAVVVDGQMVDEATYKNFANTVKTVRAIDETHPAQTEEYYDDDLLARAKDVELIFG; encoded by the coding sequence ATGACACGACTCTGCCGAACCTTCCAGACCGCACCGGCCGCGATACCGAACGACAACAGCGCGAAGTTCCTCGTCTCGGGACTCACCAGCGAGGGATTTCAGGCCCCCGACTGGCTCGTTCCCGACATTGAGGACGGCACCGCCCCGTCGATGAAAGACGAGGCCGTCGACAACATCGTCGAGCACGTCCCGGACCACGCCGACGACTTCGCCGGGGACATTCTCCCGCGGGTCGAATGGGCTTACGACGACGCCGACGCCCGCGAGCGCGGCATCGAGCAGGTGACCCGCCTCGCGGCCGAGGTCGGCGAGGAACTGGACGGCTTCGTCTTCCCGAAGGTCGGCCGCCTCGACGACGTGCGCGACGCCGCGGGCGTCGTCGCCGACGCGGAGCGCGATGCCGGGCTTCCCGAGGGGACGCTGGAGATGGCGATCATTCTGGAGACCGCTCCCGGTCGCTCGGACCTTCGCGAGATCTGCCAGTACGCCACAGACTCCCGGCTCTCCGGGCTCGTGTTCGGGCCGGTGGACTACACAGCGGAACTCGGCGGCCGCGCGCTCAACGGCGAACGGCCCCGCTGGGACGGCCTGCTCGAAGCTCTCTCGAACGAGACGAGCGCCGCTGACATCGTCGCCATCGGCGGCCCCTTCGACCAGTTGTTCCACGAGCGCGCCGGCGTTACCTACTACAACGCCGAGGGGTACGCCGACCAGGTGGAACACGAGGCGACCATCGGCATCGACGGCTCGTGGTCGCTGCACCCCAAGCAGACCGAGCAGGCGAATCGCATCCACATGCCGACGGTGGAGGAACTGGAGCGAGACCTCCACAAGATCGAGTCGTTCAACGAGGCCAAGCGCGAGGGGACCGGCGCAGTCGTCGTCGACGGCCAGATGGTCGACGAAGCGACCTACAAGAACTTCGCCAACACCGTCAAAACCGTCCGGGCTATCGACGAAACCCATCCCGCCCAGACCGAGGAGTACTACGACGACGACCTGCTGGCGCGGGCGAAAGACGTCGAACTGATCTTCGGCTAA
- a CDS encoding pyridoxal phosphate-dependent aminotransferase, whose protein sequence is MDYTEPQFFRVMQYAARADRDVVDMVSGNPDWDPPEGLRDGLRDYAEAPADDYQYPPSVGLTPLRDEIAARRGVDRNRVLITNGAGEANHLAMTGGLHHFDGNEILLTDPVYPYYAGRANFVGADISFVPVDERNRLDPADVRAAASDETAVIVVNSPNNPTGAVYDADAMAEFAAIAEEYDALLLSDEVYDHFDYAGRFSSALHADSDHVVATNSLSKTMAITGFRVGYAIFPPEDGPTGALLERARTQHMLTNVTGSRPAQYAVLRALKTTSPDYYAACRRRLEDRVDDFCAALAEVGAEYNRPDGGFYVMARFPGFPGSFENVYELIDEAGVAGMPGEAFGESRRDWIRFALVTPRVDEAAQRLANYFE, encoded by the coding sequence ATGGACTACACGGAACCCCAGTTCTTCCGGGTCATGCAGTATGCGGCCCGGGCCGACCGGGACGTGGTGGACATGGTGTCGGGCAACCCCGACTGGGACCCGCCCGAGGGGCTTCGGGACGGGCTCAGAGACTACGCCGAGGCTCCGGCCGACGACTACCAGTATCCGCCCAGCGTCGGGCTGACGCCCCTCCGCGATGAAATCGCCGCTCGGCGTGGGGTGGACCGGAACCGAGTCCTCATCACGAACGGCGCGGGTGAGGCAAACCACCTCGCGATGACCGGCGGACTCCACCACTTCGACGGAAACGAGATTCTCCTGACGGACCCGGTCTACCCCTACTACGCCGGCCGGGCAAACTTCGTCGGCGCGGACATCTCCTTCGTCCCAGTCGACGAGCGCAACCGACTGGACCCCGCGGACGTTCGGGCAGCCGCGAGCGACGAGACGGCCGTCATCGTCGTCAATTCGCCGAACAACCCCACCGGCGCGGTGTACGACGCCGACGCGATGGCCGAGTTCGCAGCCATCGCCGAGGAGTACGACGCGCTGCTGCTCAGCGACGAGGTGTACGACCACTTCGACTACGCGGGTCGGTTCAGTTCGGCGCTGCACGCCGACTCCGACCACGTCGTCGCCACCAACTCCCTCTCGAAAACGATGGCGATCACCGGCTTCCGGGTCGGCTATGCAATCTTCCCGCCGGAGGACGGCCCGACCGGCGCACTTCTGGAACGCGCTCGCACCCAGCATATGCTCACGAACGTCACCGGGAGCCGGCCGGCGCAGTACGCCGTCCTGCGGGCGCTGAAGACCACGAGTCCCGACTACTACGCCGCGTGCCGACGGCGACTCGAAGACCGCGTCGACGATTTTTGCGCTGCGCTGGCGGAAGTCGGGGCCGAGTACAACCGCCCCGATGGCGGCTTCTACGTGATGGCGCGGTTCCCCGGCTTCCCCGGGTCGTTCGAGAACGTGTACGAACTCATCGACGAGGCCGGCGTCGCCGGGATGCCCGGCGAGGCCTTCGGCGAGTCTCGGCGTGACTGGATACGATTCGCACTCGTGACGCCTCGGGTGGACGAGGCAGCCCAACGGCTGGCGAACTATTTCGAGTAA